GGTCAATGAGGTCAGCGCTGCGGGCGCCTTGGCCTTGACCCTGGGCTACGGCGCCTGGCAGGTGCGCACGGGGGCCGTGGCGCCGGAGGCGTTGGTGTCGTTCATCGCGGCTGTGCTCCTGACCTATCGGCCGATCAAGGGGCTGACCCAGGCGCTGCACGCGCGCGCGGCGGCCCAGGCCAGTCGCGCGCGGCTCGGCGAGCTGTTGGGCTGGACCGCCGAGCCGCAGGCCAGCGTGGTCTGGCCGCCCGAGACCGGTCATCGAGCGTCGTCGCCCGCGGTACCCGCGGTGAGTGCAGCGGGCGAGGGCTGGCTCCCCGCGCTGGGCCACACGCTCGAGCTGACCGACCTGCGCTTTCGCTACGCGGCCCCCTGGGTGCTCGACGGGCTCGCCCTACGGCTACGCCTCGGTGAGATCGTCGGAGTGGTCGGGCGTTCGGGCGCCGGCAAGAGCACGCTCGCCGACCTGCTCGCGGGCCTGGAGCGGTGGGAGCAGGGGGCGCTGCGCTGGGACGGGCAGGTGGTCGGAGGCGGCGCGGGCGCGGAGGGAGGAGCGGCGGTCGGGCAGGCGCTGCGCGCACAGGTCGCCTTGGTGCCACAACAACCGCTCTTGCTCGATGGCACGCTGGCGGAGAACCTGCGCTTTGCGGCGCCGGGGGCGACGGAGGCGGCGCTCTGGGAGGCCCTGCGGGAGGCCGGACTGGAAAGCCGCGCGGCGCAGTTGCCTCAGGCGTTGCAGACCCGCCTCGGCAGCGGGGGAGAGGGGCTGAGCGTCGGTGAGGTGCAGCGCCTGGCCGTGGCGCGGGCGCTGCTGCGGCGAGCGCCGGTGCTGCTGCTCGACGAGCCGACGGCGGCGCTCGATGCCGAGACCGAGGACGGCCTGCTGCGAACGCTCGACGGCCTGCGCGTCGGGCGCGCGATGTTGCTGATTACACATCGACCGGTGGCGTTGGGCATCGCCGATCGGGTGCTGCGCCTGGAGGGCGGACAGCTGCGGGAGCTACCGCGCGCAAGGGTGCCCGCTGCGCGGACACTCGAAGATGGGGTGCCTGGGGCCGCGCCGGCCCGCGCCGCCACCTGGCCAGGACTCGCCGCGGAGGGCTGACGTGCTCGCGCCGGTCTCGCGAGGGAGGGGCCGCCACGGTGGGCGCGTGCGCGCTGGCGCAGCGCGCCTGCTGCGATCGGTGCTGGCCGGGTTGGCGAGCGCGGCGCTGTTGCTGCTGCGCCTGAGTTGGCGGCGGGTGATCGTCGGAGCGGGGCAGTGGCCGGCGACCGGGGTGCTGGCCTTCTGGCATGGGGACCAGGTGGCGCTATCCGTCTTGCCACGGGCGTGGCTGCGCGGCACGAGCGTATTGGTGAGCCAGAGCGCCGACGGGCAGCTGGGCGCCGCCTACGCTCGCGCTCTCGGCGCGCGGGTCGTGCGCGGCAGCAGCAGTCGCGGGGCGGTGGCGGGTGCCCTTGGGCTGCGTCGGGCGCTGCGGAGCGGGGGACGGGTCGCGCTGGCGCTCGATGGACCGCGCGGCCCTCGTCAGCAGGCTGGACGCTCCAGCGTGCGTCTGGCCGCCGCCGCG
The Pseudomonadota bacterium DNA segment above includes these coding regions:
- a CDS encoding DUF374 domain-containing protein produces the protein MRAGAARLLRSVLAGLASAALLLLRLSWRRVIVGAGQWPATGVLAFWHGDQVALSVLPRAWLRGTSVLVSQSADGQLGAAYARALGARVVRGSSSRGAVAGALGLRRALRSGGRVALALDGPRGPRQQAGRSSVRLAAAADCPLVGVVAWPRRARWLRSWDRLALPWPGTTIVVAWETLPAGDPAAALRALWEGVAAAGQAGPRRPLPVEPVEPVEPVEPVEPVEPVDRVKA
- a CDS encoding ABC transporter ATP-binding protein, yielding MRIAPRDGLASLVRPHRGGLLAGVCCGLGLAIVGGLYAFLTGPLLQTVLSGGVRGPQHFLRLVPALATLQVGVAGALGVVAAALVGLALLKGLLHLAQAALIERTSEDVGHALRVRVFEQLMRLPLRTHRERASGELLARLLDDTRQVRGLLVDLPLAIARESAALVALALAAIWTAPRLALLALLALPPVVIAVARIARRVRGAAAQGQVALGELASRAEQALRALREIKSCRAEAREVARFSNLSERLARAAATAVLARALGPLVNEVSAAGALALTLGYGAWQVRTGAVAPEALVSFIAAVLLTYRPIKGLTQALHARAAAQASRARLGELLGWTAEPQASVVWPPETGHRASSPAVPAVSAAGEGWLPALGHTLELTDLRFRYAAPWVLDGLALRLRLGEIVGVVGRSGAGKSTLADLLAGLERWEQGALRWDGQVVGGGAGAEGGAAVGQALRAQVALVPQQPLLLDGTLAENLRFAAPGATEAALWEALREAGLESRAAQLPQALQTRLGSGGEGLSVGEVQRLAVARALLRRAPVLLLDEPTAALDAETEDGLLRTLDGLRVGRAMLLITHRPVALGIADRVLRLEGGQLRELPRARVPAARTLEDGVPGAAPARAATWPGLAAEG